The following proteins are co-located in the Deinococcus metallilatus genome:
- a CDS encoding TolC family protein, which translates to MFTVNRTPTLTLALGLALLVPTAAAQTAVTVSQAVQAALTNGTDVRTAQANLDKATAANRAAQADPSMLAAAKLAAQNGQTLATVGLRAARLATLQSAVNAYTALLEAQENVELQTLQTQVDQKAVQVAQVKLSVSNATPLDVQKAQNTLAGSTQALADARAQVNLASAKLASLTGLPAGVRAAGLTTLPTLKSTLTQLRSGLDDNLSSVVGAQNDLAAAQLNVKLADNDFTPARTLGDARTALANAQRTLDAAQKNAGNALSSAYQTAQNAAEQLKVAASREAAALKTYNQDAARLRSGTISAVDLQQSQLALKQAQYSRLQAQDNVLETLAALSVAAGQNLTGIGGTL; encoded by the coding sequence ATGTTCACCGTGAACCGCACGCCCACCCTGACCCTCGCCCTGGGCCTGGCCCTGCTCGTCCCCACGGCCGCCGCGCAGACCGCCGTCACCGTCAGCCAGGCGGTGCAGGCGGCCCTCACGAACGGCACCGACGTGCGGACCGCCCAGGCGAATCTGGACAAGGCGACCGCGGCCAACCGCGCCGCGCAGGCGGACCCCAGCATGCTCGCCGCCGCGAAGCTCGCCGCGCAGAACGGGCAGACGCTCGCCACCGTGGGCCTGCGCGCCGCGCGCCTCGCCACGCTGCAAAGCGCCGTGAACGCCTACACGGCGCTGCTGGAGGCCCAGGAGAACGTGGAACTCCAGACCCTCCAGACGCAGGTGGACCAGAAGGCCGTGCAGGTCGCGCAGGTCAAGCTCAGCGTGAGCAACGCCACGCCCCTCGACGTGCAGAAGGCGCAGAACACCCTGGCCGGGAGCACCCAGGCCCTCGCGGACGCCCGCGCGCAGGTGAACCTCGCCTCGGCCAAGCTGGCGAGCCTGACCGGCCTCCCGGCAGGCGTGCGCGCGGCGGGCCTCACCACGCTGCCCACCCTCAAGAGCACGCTGACGCAGCTCCGCTCGGGGCTGGACGACAACCTCAGCAGCGTGGTGGGCGCGCAGAACGACCTGGCCGCCGCGCAACTGAACGTGAAGCTCGCGGACAACGACTTCACGCCCGCCCGCACCCTGGGTGACGCCCGGACCGCTCTCGCCAACGCGCAGCGCACGCTCGACGCCGCGCAGAAGAACGCGGGCAACGCCCTCTCGTCGGCCTACCAGACGGCCCAGAACGCCGCAGAGCAGCTCAAGGTCGCCGCCAGCCGCGAGGCCGCCGCCCTGAAGACCTACAACCAGGACGCCGCCCGCCTCCGCAGCGGCACGATCAGCGCCGTGGACCTGCAACAGTCGCAACTGGCGCTGAAGCAGGCACAGTACAGCCGCCTCCAAGCGCAGGACAACGTGCTGGAAACGCTGGCGGCGTTGTCGGTGGCGGCGGGGCAGAACCTGACCGGGATCGGCGGAACCCTGTAA
- the tsaB gene encoding tRNA (adenosine(37)-N6)-threonylcarbamoyltransferase complex dimerization subunit type 1 TsaB, producing MSGSAAPVTLALDTATPFLTLALAWPGGGVQSSEEVGRAHAERLADAARTLFDGAGLPFRADRIVIGTGPGSYTGVRVGASYALGLGRAWGAEVLGVPTLEALVRGPEGTVPEGEVAVSLDARRGNVYGAVYEVRGGVVKRVVHAPEKRPLEEFEALAAGLPHHRDVPPDGLALLRAGLAHGTGTWALAYL from the coding sequence ATGTCAGGTTCCGCCGCCCCCGTGACGCTCGCCCTCGATACCGCCACCCCCTTCCTGACCCTGGCGCTGGCCTGGCCAGGCGGCGGGGTGCAGTCCTCAGAGGAGGTGGGCCGCGCCCATGCCGAACGCCTCGCGGACGCGGCCCGGACACTCTTTGACGGCGCGGGCCTGCCCTTCCGGGCGGACCGGATCGTGATCGGGACCGGGCCGGGGTCATATACGGGTGTGCGGGTCGGCGCGAGCTACGCCCTGGGGCTGGGGCGGGCCTGGGGCGCGGAGGTGCTCGGCGTGCCCACCCTGGAGGCGCTGGTGCGCGGCCCCGAAGGCACCGTGCCGGAAGGTGAGGTGGCGGTGTCGCTGGATGCCCGGCGCGGCAACGTCTACGGCGCCGTGTACGAGGTCCGGGGGGGCGTGGTCAAGCGAGTGGTTCACGCCCCGGAAAAGCGGCCCCTGGAGGAGTTCGAGGCGCTGGCGGCGGGCCTCCCCCACCACCGCGACGTGCCCCCGGACGGCCTCGCGTTGCTGCGGGCCGGACTGGCGCACGGGACGGGGACATGGGCGCTGGCGTACCTGTAG
- a CDS encoding citrate/2-methylcitrate synthase, whose amino-acid sequence MTDIAKGLEGVLFTETKLTFINGSEGILTHLGIPIQEWAENSSFEELSLALLDGELPTAEELAKFDADLKANRAVPQQLLDVITAMPRGIHPMQALRTAVSYLGLLDPQAEDISEAGRRAISIRLIAQFATVIAAIARAQEGQEPVAPRMDLTHAGNFLYMLTGKEPTAEQARLFDIALVLHADHGMNASTFTAIATASTLSDMYSCMTSAIGALKGPLHGGANEAVMDMLDEVGTPDRAEAYITKKLDNKEKIMGVGHRVYKYFDPRSRVLRDYAEHVANKEGKSTYYQILETIEKLVVDRMGAKGIYPNVDFYSGTVYSDLGIKKEYFTPIFALARVSGWCASVIEYTRDNRLLRPDALYTGKVNQHYVPLKDRR is encoded by the coding sequence ATGACCGACATCGCCAAGGGCCTGGAAGGCGTCCTCTTCACCGAGACCAAACTGACGTTCATCAACGGGTCGGAAGGCATCCTGACGCACCTCGGCATCCCGATTCAGGAGTGGGCCGAGAACAGCTCCTTCGAGGAACTGTCCCTGGCGCTGCTCGACGGCGAGCTGCCCACCGCCGAGGAACTCGCCAAATTCGACGCCGATCTCAAGGCCAACCGCGCCGTGCCGCAGCAACTGCTGGACGTGATCACGGCCATGCCCCGGGGCATTCACCCGATGCAGGCGCTGCGCACCGCCGTCTCCTACCTGGGCCTGCTCGATCCCCAGGCGGAGGACATCAGCGAGGCGGGCCGCCGCGCCATCTCGATCCGCCTGATCGCGCAGTTCGCCACCGTCATTGCCGCGATTGCCCGCGCCCAGGAAGGCCAGGAGCCGGTCGCGCCGCGCATGGACCTCACGCACGCCGGGAACTTCCTGTACATGCTGACCGGCAAGGAACCCACGGCCGAGCAGGCCCGGCTCTTCGACATCGCGCTGGTGCTGCACGCCGACCACGGCATGAACGCCAGCACCTTCACCGCGATTGCCACCGCCAGCACCCTCAGCGACATGTACTCCTGCATGACCAGCGCCATCGGGGCGCTCAAGGGACCGCTGCACGGCGGCGCCAACGAGGCCGTGATGGACATGCTCGACGAGGTCGGCACCCCCGACCGCGCCGAGGCCTACATCACCAAGAAGCTCGACAACAAGGAAAAGATCATGGGCGTCGGGCACCGCGTCTACAAGTACTTCGACCCCCGCTCGCGCGTCCTGCGCGACTACGCCGAACACGTCGCCAACAAGGAAGGCAAGAGCACCTACTACCAGATCCTCGAAACCATCGAGAAGCTCGTGGTGGACCGCATGGGCGCCAAGGGCATCTACCCCAACGTGGACTTCTACAGCGGCACCGTCTACAGCGACCTGGGCATCAAGAAGGAATACTTCACGCCGATCTTCGCCCTGGCCCGCGTCAGCGGCTGGTGCGCTTCCGTCATCGAGTACACCCGCGACAACCGCCTGCTGCGGCCCGACGCGCTCTACACCGGCAAGGTGAACCAGCATTACGTGCCGCTGAAGGACCGGCGGTAA